The genomic segment AAAATTCATTTAGTGGTTAGAGAATGAAAAACTTTTTCTTATTTCTTGGACCAAAATTATCGCGCGCACGAAAGAAAAGGAATGATAAAAATCATGATGAAAGTTTTATTAAATTGTTATAGTAAGGTGCGTAAAGCCTTATTATTGCTATGATTTTAATTTTTTAAAATGAAATTAATTACTAAATGCTTGTTTGTTAATGTGTTGTATTCTGTGTGGGAAAATGCCAATATAATTTTTTGATCAGCTTTTTTTGAAGCTTAATTAAGAATGAATGCAAAAACCAAACAAAAAATGGCAAAAGTGATTAACTTTGCAGCATGCAAATGGAGAAAAAAGACATAAGAGCCTTATCAAAAGAACAGCTTCGCGATTTTTTTGTTGAAAATGGAGATAAAGCTTTCCGTGGAAATCAGGTTTATGAGTGGTTGTGGAGCAAAGGCGCTCACAGTTTTGACGATATGACAAACGTAGCGAAAGCTACAAGATCAATGCTTGAGAATAATTTTGTAATCAATCATATTAAGGTTGATACAATGCAGAAGAGTAGTGACGGAACAGTAAAAAATGCCGTTCGACTTCATGACGGACTAGTGGTTGAATCGGTTTTAATTCCGACAGAAACAAGAACTACTGCCTGTGTTTCTAGTCAAGTTGGTTGCAGTTTAGATTGTAATTTCTGTGCAACAGCAAGATTAAAAAGAATGCGAAATCTAGAACCAGGCGAAATTTACGATCAGGTTCTGGCTATAGATAAAGAAAGTCGTCTATATTACAATCATCCACTTTCGAATATTGTTTTTATGGGAATGGGAGAGCCTTTAATGAATTATAATAATGTCATTAAAGCTATCGATATGATTACATCAGAGGAAGGTTTAGGAATGTCTCCAAAACGAATTATGGTTTCTACTTCAGGAATTCCGAAAATGATTAAAAAAATGGCAGATGACGATGTGAAGTTTAAACTGGCAGTTTCTCTGCATTCAGCTATAGACGAAACGCGTGCCCGCATTATGCCTTTCAGTAAAAACTTTCCGTTAAAAGATTTACGAGAAGCATTAGAATATTGGTATAGAAAAACAAAAAGCAAAGTTTCATACGAATATGTAGTTTGGAAAGGAATTAATGACGATAAAGCTTCAGTTGATGCTTTGGTTAAATTCTGTAAATATGTGCCTTGTAAAGTCAATTTGATTGAATATAATCCGATTGATGATGGTGAATTCCAACAAGCTTCAGAAGAATCGATTATGGCTTATATAAAAGCGCTAGAAAATATTGGAGTAGTGGTAAAAGTAAGAAGAAGCCGAGGAAAAGACATTGACGCCGCTTGCGGGCAGCTAGCCAACAAAGAAGCCTAAAATATTCGCCAGAATATACTCCGCTAGGAGTATCTGATCGGTAGATAAGAAGAAGCCGAGGTAAAGATATTGACGCAGCCTGCGGACAATTAGCCAATAAAGAAGCATAAAAATATTCACCAGAATATACTCCGCTAGGAGTATCTGATAGGTAGAAAAAAAATATTGACAATCGGGCATATGTCCCATCGGGACATTTGATTGGTTTTACACGATATAAAAAAGCATTAAAAAACAGAAGTATTTCTCGTTTTTAATGCTTTTTATTTTGGACAAAAAGGATGCTTATTTTTTCAAATCTATTTCTTCTGTAACTCCGTCTTTTGTTACTGTTGCAAGAGTATCACATTCTCCGTTTCCATAATCAATAGTTGCTAAAGCGCCATTTTTAGTGATAGAAACAATTCCTTTTACTGCAAAAGATTTTCTACATGCAGCATTAAATTCTAATGGAGTTGTAATTTCTGCCGAAAAAGTATCTCCATTAGGGAAAGTTGTAGAGCCGCTTCCTGTAACAACAAACACATTATCATCCCAATCAAACCAAGTATCATAACCAGAAGTCATTTCTTTTACCAAACTACCTTTTCTGGTATACACTTTTCCATCATCAAAAGTAATTGTTAAATCTATCGAAGCCGTTGAAACTGGATGTGGCGTTACCAATATATTGGTTTCTTTAATCGTTCTCACAATGCTTTTGCTTCCTTGAAGTTTTCTGCCATTATGATAAAACCCTTCAAATGTATAGCTGATGGTTTGGGTAGAAGAGCTAAAATCGTTTGAAAAAGACACAACCATTTTTCCTTTTACGGTATTTCCGTTATTCAGTGTACATCCTTCAACACCAAAATCTACGGTTTTTGTCCAAGTATTATTGGTTAAAACGGTAGTGATTGTGGCACAGCTTGGAAGGAAACTTTTTATTGGTCCACTAGGTTTTGAATTTATGTTAAGCTGAGCACTAAATTGATCTTCAGCAATATTCGTAACGTCTTCTACAGAGGCATCAATTTTAGCATTAGCTATAATTTCGTCATTTGTAATCGCAGCTGATGATCCGTCATTTGTTTTTTCATCAGAATTACAGCTAATGAAAAAAGACAATGTAATTATACATGTTCCAATTAATAAAAATTTTGTTTTCATAAATAAATAGTTTTGGGTT from the Flavobacterium sp. genome contains:
- the rlmN gene encoding 23S rRNA (adenine(2503)-C(2))-methyltransferase RlmN, with translation MQMEKKDIRALSKEQLRDFFVENGDKAFRGNQVYEWLWSKGAHSFDDMTNVAKATRSMLENNFVINHIKVDTMQKSSDGTVKNAVRLHDGLVVESVLIPTETRTTACVSSQVGCSLDCNFCATARLKRMRNLEPGEIYDQVLAIDKESRLYYNHPLSNIVFMGMGEPLMNYNNVIKAIDMITSEEGLGMSPKRIMVSTSGIPKMIKKMADDDVKFKLAVSLHSAIDETRARIMPFSKNFPLKDLREALEYWYRKTKSKVSYEYVVWKGINDDKASVDALVKFCKYVPCKVNLIEYNPIDDGEFQQASEESIMAYIKALENIGVVVKVRRSRGKDIDAACGQLANKEA